The Cardiocondyla obscurior isolate alpha-2009 linkage group LG22, Cobs3.1, whole genome shotgun sequence DNA window aCGGGGTAGAGAGATCTCTGTCTCGCCCGAATGCTCTCGGGTACGCGACGCCAAGCCGGTGCCTCACCTCCCTTCTCCGCAAACCGTCAGCGATACCGCGAACTATCTAAGCTTTTCGGCGAAAACGCGCAAACACCTGCGATCTATTCCCGCGTCAGCATACCGCATTCGCACGTGCTGCCGAACGGCACGTGCCCGTAGGATctttcgcgcgtcgcggacaCGCCGGCACCGCGTGCTTCGCTCACAATTGTCGAACGCCTCAAccgccgctcgcgcggccgtCTCACACTTCGTGTACACATTGTAAATACGCGTTATTTTCTTGGTCATTTtaataaaccttttttttttacatttaatataccaGTCTCGCTGCATTTTCGGACCCTATCTATTCGAATCCCGGAATACCGACGAGCGCACGGGCGCATCCCGCATCGAGCCGACGATTCGGTATACGCGAAAGCAGGGTCGTTACACATGTATAAGGACATGGAAATATAAACGAGGGCTAAGGGAGGAAAAAGACGGGAAGTTGGCAAGAAAATGTTGGGAAGATTTGAGGAAAAGGGTAGAAAAGGAATAATCGGAAGGAAAATGGAAAACagaaaaaagggaataatacaaaaatttaggGTGGTTtttgagagaaataaaagaaaagaaggaatgaggagaaataaaaagggaagtggtggaaaaagaaaagagtatgtaaaaaaaagaaagataaaagaaaataagaaaatcaaGATTTAATGAAGTATGCGGTAagggtaaaagaaaaagggattCTGGGATATTTAACAATGAATTGGAAAGAAGAAAGGTGGTTTTTAAGTGCTTAATGAAGCTTAGTgcaaattctaattttaatgctttttATTCAGCATCACGTCGTATTAATACAGTCAGTAGCCACGTTATAATACACAGATCGCCTGAACGTCACAATCGGAGTTTCTCGTCGTTAAAATTGCGGTAATCTTTTCACAATTTGGAGAAGCAGTTTCTTGCGAGCTCGATGCTACTCTTTTTCGAACTGAACTGTCTCGTACCTTGAGGCCGCTCGCTTGGCCTGTCTATATTTACAACGTGAATATTTTGACACGTGCATAGCGCGTGacaattttctatatatactatacataCCGCCCAccaattaatgttaattaattattatattccttcggtttttttgtcattaattGGTAGTTTACATATTTTGGTTACATTGCGCTTGAGAATTCCGCTTGCAGTCTTAATGGTTACTACTCGGACCTTATCGTTGGTGCCCTTATGCGTTTCTAATATCCTACCTAACTTCCATTTTAACGGTGGAGCGTTACTATCCTAAATCAGAACGATGTCATTCGTGGTTATATTAGGCTTCTCTGCCGTCCACTTCGTTCGGCCCTGTAGTGACGTTAAATATTCGGCGCTCCACCGTTGCCAAAAGTGTTGGACAGTCTGCTACCGATCGAGTCCGTTCGTTGGAAGATCCATCACGTCTACGTCCGGAAGAGACGTTAATGCGCCGCTCACCAAAAAATGTCCCGGCGTTAATGGTTGTAAATCTGTGGCAGATGACGGTAATTGACATGTCGGTCGCGAGTTCAGGCAAACCTCGATCTGAGTCAACACGGTAGTTAACTCCTCGAACGTTACAAGAGTTTCCCCTATGacgagttttaaataaaacttgcaCGACTTAACTCCCGCCTCCCACAATCCTCCCATGTGAGGCGACGACGGAGGTATGAACGACCACTCGATGTCGTTTGGAGTAAAAAAATCGTTTGTCAatttctcctcttcttccctGAGCATCTGACTCAACCGATAAAGCTCATTTTTTGCACCGACAAAATTTGTCGCATTATCGCAATACATACGCCGCGGACATCCCCGACGCCCGACAAAGCGCCTGAGCGCAGCGACAAAGGCCGTGGCACTCATTGTCAGATCGCTGACCGCATCTAGATGAATGGCCCTTGTCGCGAAACATATAAATAAGGCGATATATGATTTCATAGTTTTTCTGCCGCGGCCTCGGTTTACCAATGTTATGATCGGCCTGGCGAAATACACCCCGGATACGACAAACGGACGCGCGGGGTTTACCCGACCCGCGGGCAATTTTCCCATAATTTGTGACGCGGCTCTGGAAGCATTCCGGAAACATTTCGTGCATCCGTGTATCGTTTTTCTTGCAATCGATCTTCCGTTAATCGGCCAATACTTCTGTCGGACCGCGTACAACAACGATTGCGGGCCCGTGTGTAATAAGTTAACGTGCATTTTTTCAAGCAACAATCGCGTAAATTTGCTGTTACTCGGCAGTATTATTTGATGTTTCTTCTCGAACGCCAATCGCAAGCGGTGGATCCTTCCGCCCACCCTGAGAATTCCTCTTTTATCCACGAAAGAGTGAAGTGATGACAATTTATTACTCAACGGGATGCGTCCCCTTCCTGACGATATCATCGATGACACGCCCGGAAAATAATAGTTCTGCACGGATGCGATCAACGATAAATGCGCGCTTCGAATCTCGTCTATTGACAAATACCCGAAAATGCGATCCCCTTTTTCGGCTCTACAGTTCTTTCCGAATCAAACCATCCACGAAAAAATACGCTTGATCCTCGACAAAGACAAGTGCCTATTGAGCAATATATGCGGGATGTCTTCGGAATTGCCAACGCTCGCAAAAACACGCGCATTCGAGGCTTGCTCTGCCTGTATTGTTTCTTCATCCGCATCGGTCCCCGGCGCCGACCTCGAAACTTGTTTTGCGCATTCAAACGAGCGCGATAACCATTCGGGGCCCTCCCACCAAATCGTGCTTCGTTCTAGGGTGTCCACGTTGACGCCCCTAGAAATTAAATCGGCGGGATTATCTGTGCCGTCTACGTGGTGCCAATGTCGAGAAGACAGCATTGACTGCACCTCCGCGGTCCGGTTCGACACGAATGTCTTTTGGCGCGACGCATCGCCCGCTATCCACGATAGTACTTTGTAGCGTCGCTCCACGCATATATTtcgtttatatttaatttgatggCCTTTCTTACATTTTGTGTTAGTCGTGCGAGCACCACGGCTCCGCACAACTCTAATCTTGGTAACGTAATCGTGTTACTTTTTACCGGCGCTACTCGGGATTTCGAGCAGACGAGATGCGCTCTCGCTCTGCCGCTCGCGTCGACCGCTTGCAAATAAATACATACTCCATATGCTTTCATGGATGCGTCGCAAAACGcgtgtaaattaatatgcaCAATTTCGGAGCCCTGAATTACTCGTCGCGGTATTTTAATGACGGTAACCCTTTGCAAATCTTCCGAATAAGCCTCCCACGCCTCGCAAAGATCGCCCGACAACGGATCGTCCCATCCCTGCTTTGACAGCCACGTTCTTTGCATGATTAACTTTGCTCGAGTTAAAATGGGTCCGACTAATTTCAGTGGATCAAACAGTCGGGAAATTGCTGATAGAATTCCACgctttgtatttattaattttttcataggCTCGATTGAAAACTGGAAGGTATCTGATTTCGGCTGCCAAGTCAATCCTAACACCTTCGTCGCGCCTGAATCAATCTCTACCGCGGCCAATTCTTCGGCACGCTCGCCGGTGCTAACCCCGTCCACGCAACTTCTACAATTTGACTGCCACTTATGTGTTTCGAATCCACCACGCCGTAATAATTTCCTTATCTGCAATACTAAATTCCTTGCGTCCCGCTCATTTTCGGCACCGGTGATAATATCGTCTACATATAAATCGGACAGTAGAACGCTCGCCGCTCGCGGGAATCGCTGCGCCTCGTCCTCCGCCAAACGCCGAACGCTACGGATAGCTAAGTACGGCGCGCTCGATTGACCGTACGTCACAGTATTCAATCGATATTCCTCGACTAGATCCCGCGCATCGAATCGCCACAATATCCCTTGATAATCGCGGTCGTCAGGATGCAACTGAACTTGTCggtacattttttgtaaatctgcTGTTATCGCTACAACAGGCAATCGAAACCgcaaaatgatatttattaaactgtcCTGAAGAGTCGCGCCTATCATTAAAGTGTCGTTTAATGAGACGCCCGATGACGTTTTCGCCGAAGCGTCAAAAACTAGGCGCAACTTGGTTGTAGAGCTGGCCTCACGCATTACGCCGTGGTGAGGCAGATATACGGCGCCTGAACTACTCGCGTTCTCAGTAATTTGAGTCATGTGTTTTAATTCGATGTACTCACGCATAAATTCCGAATATAAGTCATGTAATTTCGGTTTCCTTTTAAATTTGGTTTCTAAATATCGCAGGCGTCTCATCGTGACTCCCTTGGATTGTCCGAGCTGACTCTTGTTATCACGGAATGGTAATCTAACCACGAATCTTCCGAATATGTCTCGATACGTGGTGGTAGCATACTTAATTTCACATTTCTGTTCCCCGTGCAATAATTTCTCGGTATTATCGGCATATTCCTCTATCCTCCAGAATTCTTGCAATGTTTTTTCTAGAGACGCGTTAGTTGTTGCCAAACACATATAAGTGTTTACCACTCGCGACTCGACCGCACGAACCGCGGCATGCGACGGTACCGGGCCCGATACTACCCATCCAAATTTCGTATTCTGGAAGACAGGTAAATCATCGCCGAGATCGATATTTCTCGTTTCTAAAAGTTTCATGAACAACTCTCCACCGATCAACGCGTCGATCTTTCCCGGTTCTTTAAAATGCGGATCCGCTAATTGAATATGTTCGGGTATGGTCAGCACGGACGCTCCGACAGTTGTAGATGGCaagaaatttgttattttcgGAACAACTAAGCAATACACGTCAATCTCAAATTCCGATATTCGCGATTTCATACTCAATCTACAGCCGCGGTTTACATCGCAgttcatattatttaaaccGCTTATTAATTCGCTAGTGTTCTCCAGCCGCACACCTAAAAATTTACTCGCtgctttcgaaataaaatttacctcGCTCGCGCTATCAAGCAACACGCGTATCACCCTATCTTGCCCGCAtgattttacaattacaatCGTCGTTACCATTAGAACTTGCCGTCGCAATGCTCCGGCTCTGCTGGGCTTGCCCGATTCCGATGCTCCGGCCCAGGTACCCTTGATGGAGCACAGTACTGCGCTGCTCTTCGCGCTCCCGGAAAGAGCCTCTCGCGCCTCCGTCCTTGCCGCTGCATCCGAATCTCGGTCATGTTTATGGCATAATAGTGTGTTGTGCCGCTTCCCGCATTCCCTGCACGAACCGGCCCTGCAATTCTTTACAAAATGATCGCTTCTAAAACAGTTGAGGCAAagtcttaattttttcagttCTTCGATTCTTCTCTCAGTTAGCATGGCCAGGAACTTTTTGCATATATACATCAAATGATCTCCTTGACATAGATAACATCTGCCTTCTTGTGTTGTAGTTGACATTACCGTTCTACTAGGCTTAGGCGGGCGCGACTTGTTTTGGTTGCCTCTTTCCTTGGCTTCACTTTTCGCTCGATCACCGATCTCGTTTCCCATATTCGCTCGTCTTAATAATTGGCTATGCCCGTGCAAAAAATCTAACATCGTTTCCGTGTTCATCTCTTCCATTGCCTCGATATGCTTTTCCCACGATCTTCTGGTGGCTCCGTCAAGATTTTTCTCAatcaaatgtattattaatgcTCTCCATGATGCGGTAGAAAGCTTCATTCCTTGCAATACCCGAAGGTGTTTTTGCACATGATCTACCAACGCCTGTATTGCGTCGGCGGACTCGCGTTTCACTTGTGGCAACTTGAAGAGACACTGTATATGCCGTTTTtgtatttcttaattatcgtcgtatcgttttattaaaattttccaggCAATGGTATAATTTTCGTCAAAAATCTTGATTGATTCAATCGTTTTTGCCGCCTGACCGGTTAACGAACCAACCAGATATTGATACTTTTAGACATTAGTTAATTCACTTTCGTGGATTAACGTTCTAAACGTCTCGTAGTAGCGCTTCCATTCCTCCGGCTCACCATCAAAAGTCGGCAATTTGACCGTTGGTAATTTAACCTGTGCTTCTCGAACGGACGCGCTTGATCGCGTGCTCATTCTCTCCAGCAATTGTGCCTGCTGCTCCATCACTTGTTCTATCGCACTGCTGTCGCCATTTTCGACAGGGCGTTCCATcaatttttgaattaaatcgtTTTGTTGAGCTAATATATGTTGCAAGATCGCATCGTTACTAGTGGCTTGACCGGTGAACGTACTCGGTTCAGCCGGGGCGATATTCTTGGCTAAATTCATCAATTCGGCTCTcatattgcaatatttttcgtCAAACTCGCTTTCTTCCGATTTGTTTGATGCTTCGAATTCTTCTTCGGTTATTGCCTTTGTTAATTCTCGATAATTTTCTTGGAACTTGCAGTGTATGCCGTCCAAGATCTCAAGTCGAGTCAAGATTTCCGCGTGGCTCACCTGCACTAGATCAGCCTTTGCGTTTGTAATAAAGATGCTGATGCTAGTCATACGGCCCTTAAATGCGCGATTTCTTCTTTTGAAATAATCGAGACTCATGATCGTTCGTTAACTTTCAAAAACACTAGCAATATACCGACTGTTTGTTGTGTTTCTTACCCGGTCACGCGACGAAAAAGTACCGTCTatactaaatttaaatttatcgttgTGACGTCCCTTGTCCCTTTGCACTTTGAATATGTTTACTCGTGACGACTAACCGATCACCGGACGCGTGCCTTCATATCCGGCTTGAAGGACCATTTATGTTAAGTGCTCAATGAAGCTTAGTgcaaattctaattttaatgctCTTTATTTAGCATCGCGTCGTATTAATACAGTTGTGGCCTTAAGCCACTAAGCCTAAACGACgttcagaccccgcgccgcgaccaccaccgttcgcccaAGATTTCGCGCGGTTACCGAGCATTTTCGAATTAACGCGGGCCGACCAACCGCCCGCGGCGTGTAGCGCGGACCGCCGTAGCTGGTGACACGGGCCGACCGGCCGCCCgtaccgcgcaccgccacagaCTGCTCGGAAGAGGGGTTTCTCCCACTCTCGGGCCATCGGATATATAAGCCGGTCCGAACGCAAGAGAAGTACCTTTTCCtcgctggagagcactccagcaaccgatcctccaggacttgggcgctcccaagcctTCTTcaaccgggctcacccggccttcgacaccgttgcctccaggactcgggcgctcccgagcctgtcctcgaccgggctcacccggccttcaaAGAAACAATCTCctagactcgggcgctcccgagcttTTTCTCTACCAGACTGCCTCCGACTCCGCATTTCGTGTACGACTCCGCGCACACCGCCCCGctgactcgcgaccgcgtccATGCGACACGGCCTAATGCCCCCCCCCCTTTGTACCCCGCGCtaccgactcgcgaccgcgcaCCTATGTCCGTGCGACACGGCCTAAACGGCCCACCTTGTACACCGCGCTGCCGACTCGCGACTGCGTATTTCTGCCCATGCGGCGCGGCCTGGTCGACCCACTTTGTATATATGCGACTAGTAGGGTAGCGGACTACTATTGCAAATCGACTCTTCGAGTAGACTGATCGGTTCTTAACTTTCTGTACTATTGAcgttaatttacttttcttttgtatcATAGTATTAATTCTGTTCCCTTATTTATCTTGTGTTATTATCCTTGATTccataataaattactttatttggTACATTAATCACGTCTCGCTCTTTTGACTCGTACCCCGGTTCCCGACGAGCATTCCACCGAgaaaattaccgcgttacaCAGTCAGTAGCCACGTTATAATACACAGATCGCCTGGACGTTACAATCGGAGTTTCTCGTCGTTATAATTGCGGTAATCCTTTTACAATTCGGAGAAGCGGTTTCTTGCGAGCTCGATGCTACTCCTTTTTGAACTGAACTGTCTCGTATCTTGAGGCCGCTCGCTTGGCCTGTCTATATTTACAACGTAAATATTTTGACACGTGCATACCGCGTGACAATTTtctatatacagggtgtctcagacataacgaaggatactgggagaatagatagaattgattgagacaagtagaaaagtcctgtaccattttgcaaaattctcaattgttattgagaaacaaaattaaaatgtataaattgtataggcgtaagagcgacaaggatgctgcgcgtgagtgagcgcgacaggcgacggcgccatttctagcgatttgcctgtcgcgctcactctcgcgcagcatccttgtcgctcttacgcctatacaatttatacattttaatttttttctcaataacggttgagaattttgcaaaatggtacgggacttttctacttgtctcaatcaattctatctattctcccagtatccttcgttatgtctgggacaccctgtatactaTACAGTGGCAAAAAATAGCGAggtgttatatcccgagcccctGGCAACAGAAAACTCGAGAATAACGTAGAAgcctcgcacgcgcgcgacaatTTAGCAGGATCGGCAGAATATCGGCGAGCAAGGTAACCCGgtgttgcaccggagcggtgcacggggttcgtcctccgaatattacacGTACTAGGTGTAAGGTGgcggaataaatatatatacgttacGTTTTCTTCTGAGTAAATACTGTGTGTTGTCTTTATTTCCCTTCGCAGACATCGTGTATCGGTGATtgagttacgagtcgctagcTCGTACTCTCGTACTGATTTGCACGAGCTTCCgagctcgtgcattttatattattatttttggtcttgtcagtgaaatagcagaaggaagtgACCGCGTGCTCTTCTGCCTTCTACTGATAGCGCGTGATGACGAAAAGCTGACAAGACTGCAACGTAGGCTCAGCtgattccaacagtttggcaATTTGCTGAAtcatgtataaaaaatgtagtgCACGCGGTGGTCAATGCTCAGCGTGTTAAGGCGGGTTACAACACCGGCATTGTCGGCCGGGATGCGAGGCTTCTAGAACattcgcggttgccacccgcaaATTGCTGATTGCTAAGAATTTTGGCTTAGCAACAGCACGTTGTATTAAGGGGCAACCGCAGCCCGAGCAGTTAGTCGCTATTCAGCACCAAACCGCGTGGGCTTAATTGCTGTAGTTAAAAGGAAAtgactaaaaaataaaaacagtgcatcaagttaaaaaaaaaaaatttatttatcaagcCTGTGTCCACACAATTAAACCCGGAGAACGGACCCTACAGCACCCTCGTCGTGCAACAGAGGTATAGATTAGGGAAGGAAGTAAGAGggaataaatattagaaaagggataaaaatataaaatgtagatTGTGTAtggaagaaattaaaacgtgaAAGCATATAAGAG harbors:
- the LOC139110900 gene encoding uncharacterized protein — translated: MTSISIFITNAKADLVQVSHAEILTRLEILDGIHCKFQENYRELTKAITEEEFEASNKSEESEFDEKYCNMRAELMNLAKNIAPAEPSTFTGQATSNDAILQHILAQQNDLIQKLMERPVENGDSSAIEQVMEQQAQLLERMSTRSSASVREAQVKLPTVKLPTFDGEPEEWKRYYETFRTLIHESELTNCLFKLPQVKRESADAIQALVDHVQKHLRVLQGMKLSTASWRALIIHLIEKNLDGATRRSWEKHIEAMEEMNTETMLDFLHGHSQLLRRANMGNEIGDRAKSEAKERGNQNKSRPPKPSRTVMSTTTQEGRCYLCQGDHLMYICKKFLAMLTERRIEELKKLRLCLNCFRSDHFVKNCRAGSCRECGKRHNTLLCHKHDRDSDAAARTEAREALSGSAKSSAVLCSIKGTWAGASESGKPSRAGALRRQVLMVTTIVIVKSCGQDRVIRVLLDSASEVNFISKAASKFLGVRLENTSELISGLNNMNCDVNRGCRLSMKSRISEFEIDVYCLVVPKITNFLPSTTVGASVLTIPEHIQLADPHFKEPGKIDALIGGELFMKLLETRNIDLGDDLPVFQNTKFGWVVSGPVPSHAAVRAVESRVVNTYMCLATTNASLEKTLQEFWRIEEYADNTEKLLHGEQKCEIKYATTTYRDIFGRFVVRLPFRDNKSQLGQSKGVTMRRLRYLETKFKRKPKLHDLYSEFMREYIELKHMTQITENASSSGAVYLPHHGVMREASSTTKLRLVFDASAKTSSGVSLNDTLMIGATLQDSLINIILRFRLPVVAITADLQKMYRQVQLHPDDRDYQGILWRFDARDLVEEYRLNTVTYGQSSAPYLAIRSVRRLAEDEAQRFPRAASVLLSDLYVDDIITGAENERDARNLVLQIRKLLRRGGFETHKWQSNCRSCVDGVSTGERAEELAAVEIDSGATKVLGLTWQPKSDTFQFSIEPMKKLINTKRGILSAISRLFDPLKLVGPILTRAKLIMQRTWLSKQGWDDPLSGDLCEAWEAYSEDLQRVTVIKIPRRVIQGSEIVHINLHAFCDASMKAYGVCIYLQAVDASGRARAHLVCSKSRVAPVKSNTITLPRLELCGAVVLARLTQNMLREEEEKLTNDFFTPNDIEWSFIPPSSPHMGGLWEAGVKSCKFYLKLVIGETLVTFEELTTVLTQIEVCLNSRPTCQLPSSATDLQPLTPGHFLDSNAPPLKWKLGRILETHKGTNDKVRVVTIKTASGILKRNANKNNKVIHQLASVIQYTEITEEGDIFENSLL